Proteins encoded by one window of Chryseobacterium foetidum:
- the gmk gene encoding guanylate kinase has translation MSKVIIFSAPSGSGKTTLVKHSLEVIPELEFSISCTTRQPRGTEVHAVDYHFISPDEFRKKISEKAFVEFEEVYTDKYYGTLKSEVEKIWNQGKVVIFDVDVKGGISLKKYFGDKALSIFIEPPSIAELERRLNSRGTDDAETIKTRVEKAEEELTYAIEFDQIVINSDLDEAKREIESLIKGFIGRQPDL, from the coding sequence ATGAGTAAGGTTATTATATTTTCAGCGCCGTCGGGAAGCGGGAAAACAACATTAGTAAAACATTCGCTGGAGGTTATTCCTGAATTGGAATTTTCCATTTCATGCACCACCAGACAGCCTCGGGGTACAGAAGTTCACGCGGTTGATTATCACTTTATTTCTCCTGACGAATTCAGAAAGAAAATTTCTGAAAAAGCTTTTGTAGAGTTTGAGGAGGTTTACACTGATAAATACTACGGTACTTTAAAATCTGAGGTCGAAAAGATCTGGAATCAGGGAAAAGTTGTTATTTTTGATGTAGACGTGAAAGGCGGAATTTCATTAAAAAAATATTTTGGCGACAAAGCATTATCCATTTTCATAGAACCACCTTCGATTGCTGAGTTGGAACGAAGATTGAATTCAAGAGGAACGGATGACGCTGAAACCATAAAAACCCGTGTGGAAAAAGCTGAAGAAGAACTTACCTACGCAATAGAATTTGACCAAATCGTTATCAACAGCGATTTGGACGAAGCAAAAAGAGAAATAGAAAGTTTAATAAAAGGATTTATCGGAAGACAGCCAGATTTGTGA
- a CDS encoding type II toxin-antitoxin system RelE/ParE family toxin, protein MKREIITFKDYFENFSASLPAKIIDKIEYIFEIIETQERISEKFLKHLESGLFEIRIGYQSNIYRIFCCFDEGNLVVLFNGFQKKDQKTPRREVEKALKIMSEYYEYKRKQRNQKL, encoded by the coding sequence ATGAAAAGAGAAATCATCACTTTTAAAGATTATTTTGAGAATTTTTCTGCAAGTTTACCGGCAAAAATAATTGATAAAATAGAATATATTTTTGAAATTATAGAAACGCAGGAACGAATTTCGGAAAAGTTTTTAAAACACTTAGAAAGTGGTCTTTTTGAAATTAGAATAGGGTATCAAAGCAATATTTACAGAATTTTCTGCTGTTTTGATGAAGGTAATCTCGTGGTCTTGTTCAACGGATTTCAGAAAAAAGATCAGAAAACACCTCGCAGAGAAGTTGAAAAAGCTTTAAAAATAATGTCGGAATATTATGAATATAAACGAAAACAACGAAATCAAAAGTTATAG
- a CDS encoding SemiSWEET transporter, whose translation MDENILGLIAGALTSIAALPQLIKVLKTKNTNDLSALMLVILISGLSLWVWYGIINDELPIILSNAFAVVLNAVLLFCKLSFKK comes from the coding sequence ATGGATGAAAATATATTAGGTCTTATCGCCGGCGCACTTACAAGCATTGCTGCACTGCCGCAACTTATAAAAGTTCTGAAAACAAAAAATACCAACGATCTTTCTGCACTGATGTTGGTTATTTTGATTTCAGGACTTTCTTTATGGGTGTGGTATGGTATCATCAATGACGAATTACCCATAATTCTGTCGAATGCGTTTGCCGTTGTTTTGAATGCGGTTTTGCTTTTCTGCAAACTCAGTTTTAAAAAGTAA
- the nadA gene encoding quinolinate synthase NadA — translation MNETLEKAKSAIPVRGFLDIKDLIIPEGEELVKAILKLKEEKNAVILAHYYQPAEIQDIADFLGDSLQLARQAKDTNADMIVFCGVHFMAEAAKILNPTKKVVLPDTMAGCSLADGCSGEGLRKMREQHPNALIATYINCNAETKAESDIIVTSSNAETIIENLPVDRPIIFAPDKNLGRYLSQKTGRDMILWDGSCIVHEAFSMERIAQQLADNPDAKLIAHPESEESVLKLAHFIGSTSALLNYVEKEDCQKFIIATEEGILHEMRKRAPHKELIPALVFDESCNCSECFYMKRNTMEKLYLCMKYELPEIIIEEELRLKALKPIEAMLDLSKSIK, via the coding sequence ATGAACGAAACATTAGAAAAAGCAAAATCTGCAATTCCTGTAAGAGGATTTTTAGATATTAAAGACCTCATTATTCCGGAAGGAGAGGAATTGGTAAAGGCGATTTTGAAATTAAAAGAAGAAAAGAACGCCGTTATTCTGGCGCATTATTATCAACCGGCAGAAATTCAGGATATTGCTGATTTTCTTGGGGATTCTCTTCAACTGGCGAGACAGGCAAAAGACACTAACGCTGATATGATTGTATTCTGCGGAGTACATTTCATGGCAGAAGCTGCAAAAATTTTGAACCCAACTAAAAAAGTAGTTCTTCCTGATACAATGGCTGGATGCTCATTGGCAGACGGATGTTCAGGAGAAGGTTTAAGAAAAATGCGTGAGCAGCATCCAAACGCGTTGATTGCAACGTACATCAACTGTAACGCAGAAACAAAGGCCGAAAGCGACATCATCGTGACGAGCTCAAACGCTGAAACAATTATTGAAAATCTTCCGGTTGACCGACCGATTATTTTCGCTCCGGATAAAAATTTAGGAAGATATTTATCTCAAAAAACAGGTCGCGATATGATTCTTTGGGACGGAAGCTGCATCGTACATGAAGCTTTTTCGATGGAAAGAATCGCACAACAGTTGGCAGACAATCCTGACGCAAAACTGATTGCGCATCCTGAAAGTGAAGAATCTGTTTTAAAACTGGCTCACTTTATAGGTTCTACTTCGGCTCTTCTGAATTATGTTGAAAAAGAAGACTGTCAGAAATTCATCATTGCCACTGAAGAAGGAATTCTTCACGAAATGAGAAAGCGTGCTCCACACAAGGAATTAATTCCGGCTTTGGTTTTTGACGAAAGCTGTAACTGCTCAGAATGTTTTTACATGAAGAGAAACACAATGGAAAAGCTGTATCTGTGCATGAAATACGAACTTCCTGAAATCATCATTGAAGAAGAACTTCGATTGAAAGCATTGAAGCCCATCGAGGCGATGCTTGACCTTTCGAAAAGCATCAAATAA
- a CDS encoding CinA family protein produces the protein MELQKSLLQNIGHCLSAAGESVAVAESVTAGFLQFSFSQIHDSANIFKGGLTVYDKTQKKELLKIDKDRMNNEDLVSAEIAEEMALKISEIFDTDWGIGITGYSQPSELSEFKTFAYFSFSYKKEIILTKILELHPRTEAVNAQLYYTEFLLGCLKCELNKIAMHTHAG, from the coding sequence ATGGAACTTCAGAAAAGCCTTTTACAGAATATAGGGCATTGTCTCTCGGCAGCCGGTGAGTCGGTGGCCGTTGCAGAAAGTGTTACCGCCGGTTTTTTACAGTTTTCTTTTTCTCAGATTCATGATTCTGCCAATATTTTCAAAGGTGGACTTACGGTGTACGATAAAACACAGAAAAAAGAGTTACTTAAAATCGATAAAGACAGAATGAATAATGAAGACCTTGTCTCAGCGGAAATTGCTGAAGAGATGGCCTTAAAAATTTCCGAAATCTTCGATACAGACTGGGGAATAGGAATTACTGGGTACTCGCAGCCTTCAGAATTATCAGAGTTCAAGACTTTTGCCTATTTCAGTTTTTCCTACAAGAAAGAAATTATTTTAACTAAAATTTTGGAGCTTCATCCGCGCACAGAAGCGGTGAACGCACAGCTGTACTACACAGAATTTCTTTTAGGATGTCTGAAATGCGAGCTCAACAAAATCGCAATGCACACTCATGCGGGATAA
- a CDS encoding YdeI/OmpD-associated family protein, translating to MSENKPKVFHAETVSQWRKWLEKNHVSEDAVWLVFHKKSSDKKSITWSESVDVALCFGWIDSKKIKVDEETSHQFFSKRKAKSTWSKINKDKIDKLIGQNLMTPAGYKSIEIAKENGSWTILDEVEDLIIPDDLDGALKKYYGAHEYFLSLSKSVKKMMLYWIVSAKRPETRQSRISQIAEAASKKMKPKQFL from the coding sequence ATGTCAGAAAATAAACCTAAAGTTTTTCATGCTGAAACAGTTTCACAATGGCGAAAATGGTTAGAGAAAAATCATGTTTCAGAGGATGCTGTGTGGCTGGTTTTTCATAAAAAATCATCAGACAAAAAATCGATTACGTGGAGCGAATCTGTAGATGTTGCGCTCTGCTTTGGGTGGATCGACAGCAAAAAAATCAAAGTTGATGAAGAAACTTCCCATCAGTTTTTCAGCAAAAGAAAAGCAAAAAGTACATGGTCAAAAATCAATAAAGATAAAATTGATAAGCTGATCGGGCAGAATCTGATGACTCCGGCAGGTTATAAATCTATAGAAATTGCGAAAGAAAACGGCTCTTGGACAATATTGGATGAGGTGGAAGATCTGATTATTCCCGATGATCTTGACGGTGCCCTAAAAAAATATTACGGTGCTCATGAGTATTTTTTAAGTCTCAGCAAATCAGTGAAAAAAATGATGCTGTACTGGATTGTCAGTGCAAAACGTCCTGAGACACGGCAAAGCAGAATTTCTCAGATTGCTGAAGCTGCATCAAAGAAAATGAAACCCAAACAGTTTCTTTAA
- a CDS encoding helix-turn-helix domain-containing protein, which translates to MNINENNEIKSYSRILAKKHGEHGTEDRDRFHEKAMAYYTGQIIEHARKDAQMTQEELAEKIGADKSYISRIENGKTEPKVSTFYKIMEALGFNITFQPS; encoded by the coding sequence ATGAATATAAACGAAAACAACGAAATCAAAAGTTATAGCCGGATTTTAGCAAAAAAACATGGTGAGCACGGAACTGAAGACAGAGACAGGTTTCACGAAAAAGCTATGGCATATTATACGGGTCAGATTATTGAGCACGCAAGAAAAGATGCTCAAATGACACAGGAAGAACTTGCTGAGAAGATTGGGGCAGACAAATCTTATATTTCAAGAATCGAAAATGGCAAGACAGAGCCGAAAGTTTCCACGTTCTACAAGATTATGGAAGCATTGGGTTTCAACATTACTTTCCAGCCATCCTAA
- the folB gene encoding dihydroneopterin aldolase translates to MSKIFLEDVKIYAYHGVLPEENIIGTYYILNAEIHTDLWDAAESDDLNDTISYADINQIIHDEMKIKSKLLEHVAGRIIRKISENFKDVSYVKLKITKTSPPMKGEMKGASIELEKSFLLGGSADQL, encoded by the coding sequence ATGAGCAAAATATTCTTAGAAGACGTAAAAATCTACGCCTACCACGGCGTTCTTCCCGAAGAAAACATTATCGGGACTTATTATATTTTAAATGCAGAAATTCATACCGATTTGTGGGATGCCGCTGAGTCTGATGATTTAAACGATACCATCAGCTATGCAGATATAAATCAGATCATTCACGATGAGATGAAAATTAAATCTAAACTTTTGGAACATGTTGCCGGAAGAATCATCAGAAAAATAAGTGAAAATTTCAAAGATGTTTCTTATGTGAAACTCAAAATTACCAAAACTTCTCCTCCAATGAAAGGTGAAATGAAGGGTGCAAGCATCGAACTTGAAAAAAGCTTTCTTTTGGGAGGTTCTGCCGATCAACTTTAA
- a CDS encoding SDR family oxidoreductase → MENQIKDRSLEGKTVVITGGTSGVGRAAAEAFALEGCNVVIAARGEKGLEDTTALLRDLGAVTLAVKTDVSVADDVKNLAEQALQFNGRIDIWVNNAGVMATGKFEDMSAEAVDQVVKTNLLGYLHGAHTILPIFKKQTDGILINNISIGGWIPTPYGTAYSASKYGIRGMADALQGEISDFPNIHVCSLYPGMQKSTGNSHSAKFSGLDFKVPPGAADPRDTAQLMVKTAKNPKKSVMPDVSTIMMKGFYKLLPGVFSNVSSGVLRMMMKPDKNKESNGNIFIPSPGPSRIYGETVLPEITRKTKMIAAGALAAGAIYLLLKRRNNH, encoded by the coding sequence ATGGAAAATCAAATAAAAGATAGAAGTCTGGAAGGAAAAACAGTGGTAATCACCGGAGGAACCAGCGGAGTAGGGCGTGCTGCAGCAGAAGCTTTTGCGCTTGAAGGCTGCAATGTGGTGATTGCTGCAAGAGGTGAAAAAGGGCTCGAAGATACCACCGCACTGCTTCGTGATCTTGGAGCTGTAACCTTAGCCGTAAAAACCGATGTTTCGGTGGCGGACGATGTGAAAAATCTTGCCGAACAGGCGCTTCAGTTCAACGGACGAATCGATATCTGGGTAAACAATGCCGGAGTGATGGCAACTGGTAAATTTGAGGATATGTCTGCGGAAGCTGTTGATCAGGTTGTTAAGACCAATCTGTTAGGTTATCTGCATGGTGCTCATACAATTTTGCCGATATTCAAAAAACAGACCGACGGAATTTTAATCAATAATATTTCAATCGGCGGATGGATTCCAACACCTTACGGAACGGCCTATTCTGCCTCAAAATACGGAATCAGAGGAATGGCAGATGCCTTACAGGGCGAAATTTCTGACTTCCCTAACATTCATGTATGTTCTTTATATCCGGGAATGCAGAAATCTACGGGAAATTCTCACTCCGCAAAATTTTCCGGATTGGATTTTAAAGTTCCGCCGGGAGCAGCAGATCCGAGAGATACGGCTCAACTGATGGTGAAGACTGCAAAAAATCCCAAAAAATCTGTCATGCCGGATGTTTCAACCATAATGATGAAAGGTTTTTATAAATTATTACCGGGCGTTTTCAGTAATGTCAGTTCAGGTGTGTTGAGAATGATGATGAAACCGGATAAAAACAAAGAATCCAATGGGAATATATTTATTCCTTCACCCGGGCCATCAAGAATTTATGGAGAAACAGTACTGCCGGAAATTACCAGAAAAACAAAGATGATTGCTGCAGGAGCATTAGCTGCGGGAGCAATTTACCTTCTTCTGAAACGAAGAAATAATCATTAA
- the miaA gene encoding tRNA (adenosine(37)-N6)-dimethylallyltransferase MiaA, with translation MKNKTLISVVGTTGIGKTKLAIELAKQFNTEIISCDSRQFFSEMKIGTAAPSENELLQAKHHFIGQLSVKDYYSIGQFEHDSLELLDQLFEKYDIVIMVGGSMMYEKAVIEGLNDLPEANEENQGKLETIWKNEGIEKLQEMLKDLDPEYYENVDVHNQRRLLRAIDIIWQTGKTYTENISHDKNPRNFKTIRIGIEAPREIVYERINLRVDKMMENGLLDEAKNLDELRKSLEGRNLASLNTVGYSELFKYFDGEWNLEFAVSEIKKNSRRFAKRQLTWYRKELNIHYIQVGYSEKDFDGLIKYIESEI, from the coding sequence GTGAAAAATAAAACTTTAATCTCTGTTGTAGGCACTACCGGAATTGGCAAAACAAAACTTGCTATAGAGCTTGCCAAACAATTCAATACAGAAATTATCTCCTGCGATTCCCGACAGTTTTTCAGTGAAATGAAAATCGGCACCGCTGCTCCTTCGGAAAATGAACTTTTGCAGGCAAAACATCATTTCATTGGTCAGCTTTCCGTGAAAGATTATTATTCTATCGGTCAGTTTGAGCATGATTCTTTGGAATTACTAGACCAACTTTTCGAAAAATATGACATCGTCATCATGGTTGGCGGGAGTATGATGTATGAAAAAGCAGTGATTGAAGGTTTGAATGATTTGCCTGAAGCCAACGAAGAAAATCAGGGAAAACTGGAAACCATCTGGAAAAATGAGGGTATTGAAAAACTTCAGGAAATGCTGAAAGATTTGGATCCTGAATATTATGAAAACGTAGATGTTCATAATCAGAGAAGGCTTTTGAGAGCAATCGATATTATTTGGCAAACCGGAAAAACATATACAGAAAATATTTCTCACGACAAAAATCCAAGAAATTTCAAAACGATTAGAATCGGCATTGAAGCGCCACGGGAAATCGTTTATGAAAGAATCAATCTGCGTGTTGATAAAATGATGGAAAATGGCTTGCTCGATGAGGCTAAAAATCTTGACGAATTGAGAAAATCTCTGGAAGGCAGGAACTTAGCATCGTTGAATACGGTCGGCTATTCTGAACTTTTTAAATATTTTGACGGAGAATGGAATTTGGAATTTGCGGTTTCTGAGATCAAAAAAAACTCAAGGAGGTTTGCAAAACGCCAATTGACTTGGTATAGAAAAGAATTAAATATTCATTATATTCAAGTAGGATATTCTGAAAAGGATTTTGATGGTTTGATTAAATATATTGAGTCTGAAATTTGA
- a CDS encoding DUF4403 family protein, translated as MKKFILLLFIFANVFIFSQETEQIYTFPKIKSSITMPVRIPLAEVSKMVNSSVKDLIFEDNSYSDNNNDQFKIKVWKTKPIRLVGDVNNRIFIEVPLKIWAEKGIGTLGVYTYQETTFETVMYFVASMEFKNNWTVVTSTKPNGFKWVVKPVLTFGKIKIPITGLVEKSLKEQQAEFCKTIDSHMASQLNFQQYAVLAWNSFSQPFKISDEYDTWLKVTPINVNISPLKFYGDAIDTTIGIDVFTETFTGLKPESSQPIRTAMNFSFVPLMNEGFLLQTTANIPYSEATEIAEKMFLNKEFDVRNSKVKITDIKVYGKDDRIIIEAGTEGYVKGKSFICGIPVYDKATRKIVLSQTKFKLKTGNVLQKTASVLFQGKIVKMIEDEYGIPTSELEVSSQKSIEEAFNKEYYKGLKMNGRVFKLEPSKILINNSGLTAVIDIQAGLRLMLNAF; from the coding sequence TTGAAAAAGTTTATTTTACTCCTGTTTATTTTTGCCAATGTTTTCATTTTCAGTCAGGAGACAGAGCAAATCTATACGTTCCCGAAAATAAAATCCAGCATCACGATGCCGGTAAGAATTCCGCTGGCTGAGGTCAGCAAAATGGTAAATTCTTCTGTGAAAGATTTGATTTTTGAAGACAATTCTTATTCAGACAATAATAACGATCAGTTTAAAATTAAGGTTTGGAAAACAAAACCTATCCGTCTGGTAGGAGATGTCAACAACAGGATTTTTATCGAAGTTCCTCTGAAAATATGGGCAGAAAAGGGCATTGGAACGCTTGGTGTTTACACTTATCAGGAAACAACTTTTGAAACTGTGATGTACTTTGTGGCATCTATGGAGTTTAAAAACAACTGGACGGTGGTCACCAGTACCAAGCCCAACGGTTTCAAATGGGTCGTAAAACCTGTCCTGACTTTCGGCAAAATTAAAATTCCGATCACAGGTCTTGTGGAAAAAAGTCTGAAAGAACAACAGGCAGAATTTTGTAAAACAATTGACAGCCATATGGCTTCACAGCTGAATTTTCAGCAGTATGCGGTTTTAGCGTGGAACAGTTTTTCGCAGCCTTTCAAAATCTCGGACGAATATGATACGTGGCTGAAAGTGACGCCGATTAATGTGAATATTTCTCCACTAAAATTCTACGGAGATGCCATTGATACCACAATCGGAATTGACGTCTTTACCGAGACTTTCACGGGATTGAAGCCCGAATCGTCACAGCCGATCAGAACAGCAATGAATTTCAGTTTTGTACCTTTAATGAACGAAGGCTTTCTGCTTCAGACCACTGCAAATATTCCGTATTCTGAAGCGACCGAAATCGCAGAAAAAATGTTTTTGAATAAAGAGTTTGATGTTCGGAATTCTAAAGTGAAAATCACCGATATTAAAGTCTATGGCAAAGATGACAGAATTATAATTGAAGCCGGGACCGAGGGTTATGTGAAAGGAAAATCTTTTATTTGCGGAATTCCTGTTTATGATAAAGCTACAAGGAAAATCGTGCTTTCGCAGACCAAATTCAAACTGAAAACAGGCAATGTTCTTCAGAAAACTGCATCCGTGCTTTTTCAGGGCAAGATTGTAAAAATGATCGAAGATGAATACGGAATTCCAACGTCTGAGCTTGAGGTTTCTTCACAAAAAAGTATTGAAGAAGCTTTCAATAAAGAATATTACAAAGGTTTGAAAATGAATGGGAGAGTTTTTAAATTAGAACCGTCAAAAATTCTGATTAACAATTCCGGTCTTACTGCAGTGATCGACATTCAGGCTGGATTAAGATTGATGCTGAATGCATTCTAA
- a CDS encoding YicC family protein, translated as MILSMTGFGRAEGVFEGKKISIDIKSLNSKSFDLNIKIPLRYKEKEFEVRKILNDRIIRGKVDCYINIENLEETNDVKINRSLIDSYMNELKNIASDGPDFEYLKMAVRLPDAITSRPDELTEGEWESLAKIVNNAVDKFQEFRKTEGKILHEELERNIRNIDKSLAEVVPYEQVRIDAVKERYMKTLKEFENVDETRFYQEMAYFTEKLDIQEEKVRLSQHLKYYSEVMENEDFNGKKLGFISQEIGREINTLGSKANHAEIQKLVVMMKDDLEKIKEQTLNVL; from the coding sequence ATGATTTTATCAATGACTGGCTTCGGTAGAGCCGAAGGTGTTTTTGAAGGAAAAAAAATTTCGATAGATATTAAATCACTGAACAGCAAGAGCTTTGATTTAAACATCAAAATTCCTTTACGTTACAAAGAAAAAGAATTTGAAGTAAGAAAAATTCTGAACGATAGAATCATCCGCGGAAAGGTAGATTGCTATATCAATATCGAGAATCTTGAAGAAACCAATGATGTGAAAATCAACAGAAGTTTAATCGATTCTTACATGAATGAGCTTAAAAATATCGCTTCTGACGGACCGGATTTTGAGTACCTGAAAATGGCGGTAAGACTTCCTGATGCCATCACTTCAAGACCAGACGAACTGACTGAAGGCGAATGGGAATCTTTGGCGAAAATCGTAAATAATGCTGTAGATAAATTTCAGGAATTCAGAAAAACGGAAGGGAAAATTCTTCACGAAGAACTGGAGAGAAACATCAGAAATATCGATAAATCTCTGGCAGAAGTTGTTCCTTACGAGCAGGTGAGAATTGACGCTGTAAAAGAACGTTATATGAAGACTTTAAAAGAGTTTGAAAACGTTGACGAAACAAGATTTTATCAGGAAATGGCTTATTTTACTGAGAAATTAGACATTCAGGAAGAAAAAGTGAGACTTTCCCAGCATTTGAAATATTATTCTGAAGTAATGGAAAACGAAGATTTCAACGGAAAAAAATTAGGTTTTATTTCTCAGGAAATCGGAAGAGAAATCAATACTTTAGGTTCAAAAGCCAATCACGCCGAAATTCAGAAACTGGTGGTGATGATGAAGGATGATTTGGAAAAAATTAAAGAGCAAACGCTTAATGTATTATAA
- a CDS encoding efflux transporter outer membrane subunit — translation MKRVKNIIIAFGIALGAVSCVPKLAYQETKPELPETFKYTATADTASVANLQWKQFFNDPILQDLIEKGIKNNYDLQIALKQVASSQEKLKQAKHLQYPDVGFAVSAQITRPSDNSLNGQSLNLFLGKSYVEDYNAAFNLSWEADIWGKIKNQQEVSKMQYLQTYEATKAIQTQVVAAIAQGYYNLLMLDKQMEVAKSNLQLSANTLSLTEKLWQSGDTTSLGVQQATARKQSTELLITQLEQNIAIQENALSILVGENPNKVNRTIEMSDSSLPQDISAGLPAAMVSRRPDVRQQELVLLESNSIVGIAQANMYPSLKITANGGVNSFKIDNWFSIPASLFGSVLGGLTQPIFQKRQLKTDLNVAKIQREKNVLAFRQSVLNAVGEVSDALVSNESLKVQEQKATEQVTTLKNGIKSAEMLYKGGMANYLEVITAQGNSLQAELNLASVKRQRLSSIVDLYRALGGGWK, via the coding sequence ATGAAAAGAGTAAAAAATATAATCATCGCTTTTGGAATTGCATTAGGTGCCGTTTCCTGTGTGCCAAAATTGGCCTATCAGGAAACAAAACCCGAACTTCCTGAAACATTCAAATACACTGCAACCGCCGACACTGCAAGCGTTGCCAACCTGCAATGGAAACAGTTTTTCAACGATCCAATCTTACAGGATTTAATTGAAAAAGGAATTAAAAACAACTACGATTTGCAGATTGCCTTAAAACAGGTCGCTTCCTCTCAGGAAAAACTGAAACAGGCAAAACATCTTCAGTATCCAGACGTTGGTTTTGCAGTTTCCGCACAAATTACGAGACCATCGGACAACAGTTTGAATGGACAAAGTTTAAATTTATTTCTAGGAAAAAGTTACGTTGAAGATTACAATGCAGCATTCAATTTATCTTGGGAAGCAGATATTTGGGGCAAAATAAAAAATCAGCAGGAAGTTTCAAAAATGCAGTATCTGCAGACGTATGAAGCGACGAAAGCAATTCAGACTCAGGTTGTTGCTGCGATTGCTCAGGGATATTACAATTTGTTGATGCTTGACAAGCAAATGGAGGTTGCAAAATCAAATTTACAATTGAGCGCCAACACGCTTTCTCTTACTGAAAAATTGTGGCAAAGTGGCGACACTACTTCTTTGGGAGTTCAGCAGGCAACCGCCCGAAAGCAATCGACAGAACTTTTGATCACACAATTGGAACAAAATATTGCGATTCAGGAAAACGCTTTGAGTATTTTGGTTGGTGAAAATCCAAACAAAGTCAACAGAACGATTGAAATGTCGGATAGCTCTTTACCACAGGATATTTCTGCAGGTCTTCCCGCTGCGATGGTAAGCCGTCGTCCTGATGTCCGTCAGCAGGAATTGGTTTTGTTGGAATCTAATTCAATCGTGGGAATTGCTCAGGCAAATATGTATCCTTCGTTGAAAATTACAGCAAACGGTGGTGTGAATTCTTTTAAAATTGATAACTGGTTTTCAATTCCGGCATCATTGTTCGGATCTGTTTTGGGTGGATTGACTCAGCCTATTTTCCAGAAAAGACAGTTGAAGACGGATTTAAATGTTGCTAAAATTCAGAGAGAAAAAAACGTTTTGGCGTTCCGTCAGTCTGTTTTGAATGCTGTGGGCGAAGTTTCGGATGCATTGGTTTCCAACGAAAGTTTGAAAGTTCAGGAACAAAAAGCAACTGAACAGGTTACAACTTTAAAAAATGGAATAAAGAGTGCCGAAATGCTTTACAAAGGCGGGATGGCAAACTATTTAGAAGTAATTACAGCTCAGGGAAATTCTCTGCAGGCTGAACTGAATCTTGCGTCGGTGAAAAGACAGAGATTGAGCAGTATTGTAGATCTGTATCGGGCTTTAGGTGGCGGATGGAAGTAG
- a CDS encoding RDD family protein, with translation MRKHLKIIENNRASGGQRFANYLIDLLALFAVNFVLSLAALFIYEMTGSYFFYFYNNGGLVWEFASGYLISSVYYFVWEYFSNGRSLGKLVTGTRAVSIDGEDASTSQIFYRTLCRLIPFNAFSFLGENGWHDTLSDTRVIDIKKYLADRQIKEEIENIGSKEIA, from the coding sequence ATGAGAAAACACCTGAAAATCATAGAGAACAACCGTGCATCCGGCGGACAGCGATTTGCAAATTACCTGATTGATCTGCTGGCACTTTTTGCGGTGAATTTTGTACTGTCGCTGGCAGCACTTTTTATTTATGAAATGACAGGCAGCTATTTCTTTTATTTTTACAACAACGGCGGACTGGTTTGGGAATTTGCAAGCGGCTATCTTATTTCATCGGTTTACTATTTTGTGTGGGAATATTTCAGCAACGGACGGAGTTTGGGGAAACTGGTAACCGGAACGCGCGCTGTAAGTATTGACGGAGAAGATGCTTCAACTTCACAGATTTTTTACAGAACTTTGTGCAGGCTGATCCCTTTCAATGCATTTTCGTTTCTTGGAGAAAATGGCTGGCACGACACATTAAGCGATACGAGAGTAATAGATATCAAAAAATATCTTGCTGATAGACAGATAAAAGAAGAAATTGAGAACATCGGATCAAAAGAAATTGCCTGA